The Citrifermentans bemidjiense Bem genome window below encodes:
- a CDS encoding outer membrane protein assembly factor BamD — MQLRPLRHLALCSALCLISACASTPAPVKSADAHFKEGEAAYASRNYAEAIESWKKVKESDTAPGLTSQAELKIADAHFENKAYIEAAAAYEDFRKLHPTHPQAPYALYRLALSHYQQITGTDTDQTPVKNAVATLEAFLGQYPRSEYAPELSGKLADCRDKQLAYENYVGNFYLRTEKYQSAIKRLNEALVRFPGLTRLDDTLFYLGKAYLKAGDVKQGKVVLQRLAAEHPGSPRNKEAAALLQKGFADYSSHGV; from the coding sequence ATGCAGCTTCGACCCCTGCGTCACCTTGCCCTTTGCTCTGCACTTTGCCTGATCAGTGCCTGCGCCTCGACCCCCGCACCGGTTAAAAGCGCGGACGCCCATTTCAAGGAAGGCGAGGCCGCCTACGCCTCGCGCAACTACGCCGAGGCGATCGAGAGTTGGAAGAAGGTGAAGGAGAGCGACACCGCCCCGGGGTTGACCAGCCAGGCGGAGCTGAAGATCGCCGACGCCCATTTCGAAAACAAGGCATACATCGAGGCGGCGGCAGCCTATGAAGACTTCCGCAAACTCCACCCGACCCACCCCCAGGCACCTTACGCGCTTTACCGGCTTGCCTTGAGCCACTACCAGCAGATAACCGGCACCGATACGGACCAGACCCCGGTGAAAAACGCGGTGGCGACCCTGGAGGCTTTTCTGGGGCAATACCCGCGGTCGGAATATGCCCCCGAACTCTCTGGAAAGCTTGCCGACTGCCGCGACAAACAGCTCGCCTACGAAAACTACGTAGGGAACTTCTACCTGAGGACCGAGAAATACCAGTCGGCGATCAAACGGCTGAACGAGGCGCTGGTGCGTTTCCCTGGACTGACCAGGCTGGACGACACCCTTTTTTATCTGGGGAAGGCATATCTTAAGGCGGGTGATGTGAAGCAGGGGAAGGTCGTTTTACAGAGGCTGGCCGCCGAGCATCCGGGAAGCCCCAGGAACAAGGAAGCTGCCGCACTGCTGCAGAAAGGCTTCGCCGACTACTCCTCTCACGGGGTGTAG
- a CDS encoding lytic transglycosylase domain-containing protein, translated as MIKTTLIILSLLFSTTAFAAPASTAAEQRDLARAMQVASNSSDVALSKGLGLTPSDFSDDEDFSDDSQDYDLKLPEMELPDSDIPLTFNTKVDYFVRYFQGPARPVFAKWLSRSERYIPMMKTVLKKEGLPEDLVYLAMIESGFMTHAVSVASAVGPWQFMPATGKRYALRIDPWVDERRDPLKATIAAALYLKELYALFNNDWYLAAAGYNAGENKILRAINMYNTRDFWEISKGSYLARETKDYVPKLLAAAIIAKEPAKHGFADVAYLPPIEFDVVKIPSRTDLEVVAKACGVSVQTIRDLNPALRRGSTPPDYPGYQLKVPRGAAASFETEYAKVPESERYTEKVKHVRYRAKKKDTLVSIARRFKTTPQAIAELNDLGHKKAAKLHGKVLTVPVLVAAQGEQTSTPALAEAKAEAKEFHKYYTVKKGDTLASLAKRFNVTARVLSAWNNLKTRVALKPGKRIIVAKYQEKKGAGARDSG; from the coding sequence ATGATCAAAACGACCCTTATCATACTGTCACTGTTGTTCTCTACCACCGCTTTCGCCGCGCCGGCCAGCACGGCCGCCGAACAGCGAGACCTGGCCCGGGCCATGCAGGTCGCCTCCAACTCCTCCGACGTCGCGCTCTCCAAAGGGCTCGGCCTCACCCCCTCCGATTTTTCCGACGACGAAGATTTCAGCGACGATTCCCAGGATTACGACCTTAAGCTGCCGGAGATGGAACTTCCCGACTCCGATATTCCGCTTACCTTCAACACCAAGGTGGACTACTTCGTCCGCTACTTCCAGGGGCCGGCGCGCCCGGTCTTCGCCAAGTGGCTCTCCCGCAGCGAGCGCTATATCCCGATGATGAAGACCGTGCTCAAGAAGGAAGGGCTCCCGGAGGATCTGGTCTACCTGGCCATGATCGAGAGCGGATTCATGACCCACGCGGTGTCGGTGGCGAGCGCGGTCGGCCCGTGGCAGTTCATGCCGGCAACGGGAAAGCGCTATGCGCTGAGGATCGACCCCTGGGTCGACGAGAGACGCGATCCCCTGAAGGCCACGATCGCCGCGGCGCTCTATTTAAAAGAGCTCTATGCCCTGTTCAACAACGACTGGTACCTGGCGGCTGCAGGGTACAACGCGGGTGAGAACAAGATCCTGCGCGCCATCAACATGTACAACACCCGCGACTTCTGGGAGATCTCCAAGGGGAGCTACCTGGCCCGCGAGACCAAGGATTACGTCCCGAAACTTCTGGCTGCAGCCATCATCGCCAAGGAACCGGCCAAGCACGGCTTCGCAGACGTGGCCTACCTCCCCCCCATCGAATTCGACGTGGTGAAGATCCCGTCGCGCACGGACCTGGAGGTGGTAGCCAAGGCTTGCGGGGTCTCGGTGCAGACCATCCGCGACTTGAACCCTGCGCTGCGCCGCGGCTCCACTCCGCCGGACTACCCGGGGTACCAGCTGAAGGTTCCCCGAGGGGCGGCAGCCTCCTTCGAGACCGAGTACGCCAAGGTGCCCGAGTCCGAGCGCTACACCGAGAAGGTGAAGCACGTGCGCTACCGCGCCAAGAAGAAGGACACCCTCGTCTCCATCGCCAGACGCTTCAAGACCACGCCGCAGGCTATTGCCGAGCTGAACGACCTGGGGCACAAGAAGGCCGCGAAGCTCCACGGCAAGGTGCTGACCGTCCCGGTGCTGGTAGCGGCTCAGGGCGAGCAGACATCGACTCCGGCCCTGGCTGAGGCGAAGGCGGAGGCCAAGGAGTTCCACAAGTACTACACCGTGAAGAAGGGCGATACCCTTGCCTCCCTGGCCAAAAGGTTCAACGTCACGGCGCGGGTTCTCTCGGCCTGGAACAACCTGAAGACCAGGGTGGCGCTGAAACCCGGCAAGCGCATCATCGTCGCCAAGTACCAGGAGAAGAAGGGCGCCGGGGCACGGGACTCGGGATAG
- a CDS encoding Nif3-like dinuclear metal center hexameric protein — protein MITPRVSDISGITGKIAPTHLAESWDNVGLQLGDPSSQVSRIMVALDPGRPAVEAAVEIGCQLLITHHPFIFTPLKKISTADETGRLAILALKNDLSIISLHTNFDIAPGGVNDLLAGLLGIQGAQPLRITGGDEYVKMVLFAPSGCEEKLLGALSPFMPHIGNYRDCSYQGEGTGRFTPLPGARPFVGEVGASHAEPESRLEILLVKERIAAAVAALKGAHPYEEPAYDLYPVLNRGEAYGLGRIGKLAEPVTAGAYALQVKERLAATGVRLVGDPARQVKKVALCGGSGASLIHEAQRKGADLLVTADVKYHEAREAEALGLALLDAGHFSTEYPMVQGLAGQLRAALQAKRFEAEVLEYQGEREPFSFW, from the coding sequence ATGATTACTCCTAGAGTTTCAGATATATCCGGAATCACTGGCAAAATTGCCCCAACCCACCTCGCCGAGTCCTGGGACAACGTGGGGCTGCAGCTTGGGGATCCCTCCAGCCAGGTCTCGCGGATCATGGTCGCCCTGGATCCCGGCCGCCCCGCCGTCGAGGCCGCGGTCGAGATCGGCTGCCAGCTTCTGATAACGCACCACCCCTTCATCTTCACCCCGCTTAAAAAGATCTCCACCGCGGATGAAACCGGCCGCCTCGCCATACTCGCCCTGAAAAACGACCTCTCTATCATCTCGCTGCATACCAACTTCGACATAGCCCCCGGTGGCGTAAACGATCTCCTGGCCGGGCTGCTCGGCATCCAGGGGGCGCAGCCGCTCAGGATCACCGGCGGCGACGAGTACGTGAAGATGGTCCTTTTCGCGCCGTCCGGCTGCGAGGAGAAGCTTTTAGGAGCGCTTTCCCCCTTCATGCCTCACATCGGCAACTACCGCGACTGCTCCTACCAGGGTGAGGGGACCGGGAGGTTCACCCCGCTTCCGGGGGCGCGCCCGTTCGTTGGGGAGGTTGGGGCGAGCCATGCCGAGCCCGAGAGCCGGCTGGAGATCCTGCTGGTCAAGGAACGCATCGCCGCCGCGGTCGCGGCCCTTAAGGGCGCGCATCCTTACGAGGAGCCGGCCTACGATCTTTACCCGGTGCTGAACCGGGGGGAGGCGTACGGGCTCGGTAGAATCGGGAAGCTGGCGGAACCGGTCACTGCCGGCGCCTATGCGCTGCAGGTCAAGGAGCGGCTGGCGGCGACCGGGGTGCGGCTGGTGGGCGACCCGGCTCGGCAGGTGAAGAAGGTGGCACTTTGCGGCGGCTCCGGCGCGTCGCTCATCCACGAGGCGCAGCGCAAGGGGGCCGATCTTTTGGTCACCGCGGATGTGAAGTACCACGAGGCGCGCGAGGCTGAAGCGCTGGGGCTGGCGCTGCTTGACGCCGGGCATTTCTCGACCGAGTACCCCATGGTTCAGGGGTTGGCCGGGCAGCTCAGAGCCGCACTGCAGGCAAAGCGGTTCGAGGCAGAGGTTTTGGAGTACCAAGGAGAGCGCGAACCTTTCAGTTTCTGGTAG
- a CDS encoding GGDEF domain-containing response regulator → MVEDAPDDAQLIVIRLEQGGFDVQFQRVDSAQAMCDALEGSPWDIIICDYVMPGFSGLQALKILKEKGTDTPFLMISGKVGEEAAAEAIRCGADGFLLKGNLTGLVPAVQRGLADAALREQNRRHEQELKDKLSFIQILIDTLPTPIFYNDPNGLYLGCNKAFEEQIGMKRGESINKSIYDILPPDLAALYTRGEEVAESGSGPRSFEGTITCADGEERDVIFYSASFSNSGSTDGGVVGALLDISERKRAETKLRYLSTHDMLTGIYNRAYFDEELERLKKGRKFPVSIVMADVDCLKEANDRYGHAAGDELLKQAAEVLKSAFRREDVAARIGGDEFAALLPNTDEAALVEAMERLQQQLLLSNKEHHGFPLTLSLSTGAATALNGEELSAAWRVADQRMYREKKGRSAGTPHFRQRHISV, encoded by the coding sequence ATGGTAGAAGACGCTCCTGACGATGCACAGCTCATCGTGATCCGGTTGGAACAGGGAGGTTTCGACGTCCAGTTCCAGCGTGTCGACAGCGCCCAGGCCATGTGTGACGCCTTGGAAGGCTCTCCGTGGGACATCATCATCTGCGACTACGTCATGCCGGGCTTCAGCGGCCTGCAGGCTCTGAAAATCCTTAAGGAGAAAGGGACCGACACTCCCTTCCTGATGATCTCCGGCAAGGTCGGGGAAGAGGCCGCGGCTGAGGCTATACGTTGCGGCGCCGACGGATTCCTGCTCAAGGGGAACCTCACCGGCTTGGTCCCCGCCGTGCAGAGGGGGCTCGCCGACGCGGCACTGCGCGAACAGAACCGCCGCCACGAGCAGGAGCTCAAGGACAAGCTCTCCTTCATCCAGATACTGATCGACACCCTCCCCACACCCATCTTCTACAACGACCCCAACGGACTCTATTTGGGTTGCAACAAGGCCTTCGAGGAGCAGATCGGGATGAAGCGGGGCGAGAGCATCAACAAGAGCATCTACGACATCCTCCCGCCGGACCTGGCGGCATTGTACACCCGGGGGGAAGAGGTGGCAGAAAGCGGTAGCGGACCGCGCAGCTTCGAAGGGACCATCACCTGCGCCGACGGCGAAGAGCGCGACGTCATCTTCTACAGCGCGTCCTTCAGCAACTCGGGGTCTACGGACGGCGGCGTCGTCGGCGCGCTCCTCGACATCTCCGAGAGAAAACGCGCCGAGACCAAGCTCCGCTACTTAAGCACCCACGACATGCTTACCGGCATCTACAACCGCGCCTATTTCGATGAGGAACTGGAGCGCCTTAAGAAGGGGCGCAAGTTCCCGGTCAGCATCGTCATGGCAGACGTGGACTGCCTCAAGGAGGCCAACGACCGGTACGGCCACGCCGCTGGGGACGAACTGCTGAAACAAGCTGCCGAGGTGTTGAAGAGCGCTTTCAGGAGGGAGGACGTGGCGGCGCGCATAGGCGGCGACGAATTTGCGGCGCTGCTCCCCAACACCGACGAGGCGGCCCTGGTCGAGGCGATGGAGCGGCTGCAGCAGCAACTGCTGCTAAGCAACAAGGAACACCACGGCTTCCCCCTAACCTTAAGCCTCTCGACAGGGGCGGCTACCGCTTTAAACGGCGAGGAGCTCTCCGCCGCCTGGCGCGTTGCGGATCAAAGGATGTACCGTGAGAAAAAAGGGCGCAGCGCCGGCACTCCCCACTTCAGGCAGCGCCACATAAGCGTCTGA
- the typA gene encoding translational GTPase TypA, which translates to MQEKIRNIAIIAHVDHGKTTLVDAMLKQSGVFRENEAITERVMDSNDLEKERGITILAKNLSIHHGGYKINIVDTPGHADFGGEVERVLKMVDSVLLLVDALDGPMPQTRFVLKKSLDLGLKPIVVINKVDRPGARPAEVVDMVFDLFCELQASDAQLDFAICYTSAKMGYAMREMEHPSENMEPLFELIKENVHPPEGDAAAPFQLLVTNIDYNDYIGRIATGKIFNGKVSSGETVALIKRDGTISKARVTKLLGYEGLKQVEIAEAFTGDIVTIAGFTEVGIGESLAAADNPIPLPYVAIDEPTLSMNFIVNSSPFAGREGKLVTSRNIRERLDRELRTNVSLRVSDTSNADTFQVSGRGELHLSILIENMRREGFEMAVSKPEVIMRMVNGVRHEPMEYLVVDVPAEYQGAIIERMGPRKGEMAAMTPMGDTIRLEFIVPARGLIGLRGEFLTETRGTAVITHTFHEYAPYKGEIPGRKNGVLIAMEQGETTAYSLDALQPRGILFLGAGVEVYGGMIVGQHAKDNDLEVNPCKGKKLTNVRASGSDDAIKLTPPRLLTLEQALEFIDEDELVEVTPMSIRLRKKFLDPNMRKRANRS; encoded by the coding sequence ATGCAGGAGAAGATCAGAAACATAGCGATCATCGCACACGTCGACCACGGCAAGACTACCCTGGTCGACGCGATGCTTAAGCAGTCCGGCGTATTCAGAGAAAACGAGGCGATCACCGAGAGGGTGATGGATTCCAACGACCTGGAGAAGGAACGCGGCATCACCATCCTCGCCAAGAACCTTTCCATCCACCACGGCGGCTACAAGATCAACATCGTGGATACCCCGGGCCACGCCGATTTCGGCGGCGAGGTGGAGCGCGTGCTGAAGATGGTCGACTCGGTGCTCTTGCTGGTGGACGCCCTCGACGGCCCGATGCCGCAGACCCGCTTCGTGCTCAAGAAGTCGCTCGACCTGGGCCTTAAGCCGATCGTCGTGATCAACAAGGTCGACCGTCCCGGCGCCCGCCCCGCCGAGGTCGTGGACATGGTGTTCGACCTCTTCTGCGAACTGCAGGCCTCCGACGCCCAGCTCGACTTCGCCATCTGCTATACCAGCGCCAAGATGGGTTACGCCATGCGCGAAATGGAGCATCCCTCCGAGAACATGGAGCCGCTTTTCGAGCTGATCAAGGAAAACGTCCATCCTCCCGAGGGGGACGCGGCCGCTCCCTTCCAGCTGCTGGTTACCAACATCGACTACAACGACTACATCGGCCGTATCGCCACCGGGAAGATCTTCAACGGCAAGGTTAGCTCCGGCGAGACCGTCGCCCTCATCAAGCGCGACGGCACCATCTCCAAGGCGCGCGTCACCAAGCTCTTAGGGTACGAGGGGCTGAAGCAGGTCGAGATCGCCGAGGCGTTCACCGGCGACATCGTCACCATCGCAGGGTTCACCGAAGTGGGTATCGGCGAGAGCTTGGCTGCCGCCGACAACCCGATCCCGCTTCCCTACGTCGCCATCGACGAGCCGACCCTCTCCATGAACTTCATCGTCAACTCCTCCCCCTTCGCCGGGCGCGAGGGGAAGCTGGTCACCTCCAGGAACATCCGCGAGCGCCTGGACCGGGAGCTTAGGACCAACGTGTCGCTGCGGGTTTCCGACACCTCCAACGCCGATACCTTCCAGGTCTCCGGCCGCGGCGAGCTGCACCTCTCCATCCTGATCGAGAACATGCGCCGTGAAGGTTTCGAGATGGCGGTCTCCAAACCCGAGGTCATCATGCGCATGGTGAACGGCGTGCGCCACGAGCCGATGGAATACCTGGTGGTGGACGTCCCCGCCGAGTACCAGGGGGCCATCATCGAGCGCATGGGACCCCGTAAGGGGGAGATGGCAGCCATGACGCCGATGGGCGATACCATCCGTCTTGAGTTCATCGTTCCGGCCCGCGGCCTGATCGGCCTCAGGGGCGAGTTCCTCACCGAGACCCGCGGCACCGCGGTGATCACCCATACCTTCCACGAGTACGCCCCCTACAAAGGGGAGATCCCGGGCAGGAAGAACGGGGTGTTGATCGCCATGGAGCAGGGGGAGACAACTGCTTACTCGCTGGACGCGCTGCAGCCGCGCGGCATCCTGTTCCTCGGCGCGGGCGTCGAGGTGTACGGCGGCATGATCGTAGGCCAGCACGCGAAGGACAACGACCTCGAGGTGAACCCCTGCAAGGGGAAGAAGCTCACCAACGTGCGCGCCTCGGGCTCCGACGACGCCATCAAGCTCACTCCGCCGAGGCTGCTCACCCTGGAACAGGCGTTGGAGTTCATCGACGAAGACGAGCTGGTCGAGGTAACCCCTATGTCCATACGCCTCCGGAAGAAGTTTCTCGACCCCAACATGCGCAAGCGCGCCAACCGCAGCTAG
- a CDS encoding THUMP domain-containing class I SAM-dependent RNA methyltransferase, whose protein sequence is MDQERFFATTAKGVEEVLAAELTRLGASDVAVDSGGVRFGGGMEAVYRANLWLRSASRVLMPLGEFPCETPEQLYQGVRGLSWVNYLTPAMTLAVDCSLRDSALTHSGFVALKAKDAIVDVLRDHFGSRPNVDTKDPDLRVNLRLFRNRCTVSLDCSGTPLDRRGYRLDRHEAPLKENLAAALVELSGWDATTPLIDPMCGTGTIVIEAAMKALRIPPGLSRQGFGFQRWRGFDRALWERVVSEARSGMLTSLPAPVQGTDISHSAVGMAAQNAKRAGVLEQISLGRQQLSELAPPPGPGVIIMNPPYGKRLGEEEALRPLYKEIGDVLKKRCKGYTAYLFTGNLELAKGVGLKATRRIVLYNGPIECRLLKYEMY, encoded by the coding sequence ATGGATCAGGAGCGTTTTTTCGCCACCACTGCAAAAGGGGTGGAAGAGGTTCTCGCTGCCGAGTTGACGCGGCTGGGTGCAAGCGACGTGGCGGTCGACAGCGGCGGGGTCCGTTTCGGCGGGGGGATGGAAGCGGTCTACCGCGCCAACCTCTGGCTCAGGAGCGCGAGCCGCGTGCTGATGCCTCTGGGGGAGTTCCCTTGCGAGACGCCGGAGCAGCTCTACCAGGGGGTGCGGGGGCTGTCTTGGGTCAACTATTTGACGCCGGCCATGACGCTTGCGGTCGACTGCAGCCTGAGGGATTCGGCGCTCACCCATTCCGGATTCGTGGCGCTGAAGGCGAAAGACGCCATCGTGGACGTTTTGCGGGACCATTTCGGCAGCCGCCCCAATGTCGACACCAAGGACCCTGACCTGCGGGTGAACCTGCGGCTGTTCCGCAACCGCTGCACGGTGAGTCTCGACTGCTCAGGTACGCCGCTGGACCGGCGCGGCTACCGCTTGGACCGGCACGAGGCACCGCTCAAGGAGAACCTGGCCGCAGCCCTGGTCGAGCTTTCCGGGTGGGACGCAACCACGCCGCTCATCGACCCCATGTGCGGCACCGGCACCATCGTCATCGAAGCGGCCATGAAGGCGCTGCGCATCCCCCCCGGCCTGTCGCGCCAGGGGTTCGGCTTCCAGCGCTGGAGAGGGTTCGACCGCGCGCTCTGGGAGCGCGTCGTCTCCGAGGCGCGCAGCGGCATGCTCACCTCTCTTCCCGCTCCGGTGCAGGGGACGGACATCTCGCATTCCGCCGTGGGGATGGCCGCCCAAAACGCCAAACGTGCCGGCGTCCTGGAGCAGATCTCCCTGGGGCGGCAGCAGCTCTCCGAACTCGCCCCTCCGCCGGGGCCGGGCGTCATCATCATGAATCCCCCCTACGGCAAGAGGCTGGGGGAGGAAGAAGCGCTCCGGCCGCTCTACAAGGAGATCGGCGACGTGCTGAAAAAGCGCTGCAAGGGGTATACGGCCTACCTCTTCACCGGCAATCTCGAACTTGCCAAGGGGGTGGGGTTGAAGGCAACCAGGCGCATAGTGCTCTACAACGGGCCGATCGAGTGCAGGCTGCTCAAGTACGAGATGTATTAG
- a CDS encoding zinc ribbon domain-containing protein gives MRNSLKSLYELQEIDLRIDGLDSEKEQLLNEAQALEAKLADAREKIAARREEARTLEEEKGALEANLQAEGENIARSEAHLKEIKTQKEYQAVSKEISTAKKLIAELEDQILQKINAIEEVNADVTKKEADLSELEGNVAAQKGEVEAKVQSLDSGIAQDAATREQTVKGLPASVMKRYSRLRDQRRGVAVVEAREGNCMGCNMHLPPQLYNTLFRADDVITCPHCQRILIMKQEVQD, from the coding sequence TTGCGTAACAGTCTGAAGTCGTTATACGAATTGCAGGAAATCGACCTGAGGATCGACGGTCTGGACAGCGAGAAAGAGCAGCTTCTGAACGAAGCCCAGGCACTCGAGGCGAAGCTTGCCGACGCGCGCGAGAAGATCGCGGCTAGGCGCGAGGAGGCGCGTACCCTGGAAGAGGAGAAGGGGGCGCTGGAGGCGAATCTGCAGGCCGAGGGCGAGAACATCGCCAGGTCCGAGGCACACCTCAAGGAGATCAAGACCCAGAAGGAGTACCAGGCGGTCTCCAAGGAGATCTCCACCGCGAAGAAGCTGATCGCCGAGCTGGAAGACCAGATCCTGCAGAAGATAAACGCGATCGAGGAAGTCAACGCCGACGTGACCAAGAAGGAGGCGGATCTCTCCGAGCTCGAGGGTAACGTTGCCGCTCAAAAAGGGGAAGTCGAGGCCAAGGTGCAGAGCCTCGATTCCGGCATCGCGCAGGACGCCGCCACCCGCGAGCAGACCGTCAAAGGGCTTCCCGCTTCCGTGATGAAGCGCTACAGCAGGCTGCGCGACCAGCGCCGCGGCGTGGCCGTCGTCGAGGCGAGAGAAGGGAACTGCATGGGGTGCAACATGCACCTGCCGCCGCAGCTCTACAACACCCTGTTCCGCGCCGACGACGTGATCACCTGCCCGCACTGCCAGCGGATCCTGATCATGAAGCAGGAAGTGCAGGACTGA
- a CDS encoding DUF362 domain-containing protein, producing MYQVAVEKVGDYRRELVQEGLARLLARLGGMERFVKPGERVLIKPNLLSAKPPEAAVTTHPELLRAVILQVQQAGGIALVGDSPGIGSAVKVARRSGMLAVIEETGAEFVPFVESREVQGSGVYRRFELAAPYLEAQRLINLPKLKTHEMMTMTCCVKNLFGAIVGTQKAAWHLKAGADKDLFARMLLEVYRLREPDLNIVDAIVGMEGNGPGSGDPCQVGLLLAGDNALAVDQVAAEIAGIPKKLLYVENAARQMKLPGAERAEVECLGLDSNEVPFRSFRLPHLSDVQFGLPAFLKHRLRNQLTSRPEVVEGACRLCEVCVKTCPPGAIRVEGGRLRFDYRRCIRCFCCRELCPHAALRLKDGWLLSLIKKSGTPL from the coding sequence ATGTACCAGGTTGCCGTAGAGAAGGTGGGTGATTACCGGCGGGAGCTGGTTCAGGAAGGATTGGCGCGGCTTCTGGCCCGACTCGGGGGGATGGAGCGCTTTGTGAAGCCCGGCGAGCGGGTGCTGATCAAGCCGAACCTACTTTCCGCGAAGCCACCCGAGGCCGCCGTCACCACGCACCCGGAGCTGTTGCGGGCCGTGATCCTGCAGGTGCAGCAGGCGGGGGGGATCGCGCTCGTCGGGGATTCCCCGGGAATAGGGAGTGCCGTAAAGGTAGCCAGGCGCTCGGGGATGCTGGCGGTGATCGAGGAGACCGGGGCCGAGTTCGTCCCCTTCGTGGAGAGCCGCGAGGTCCAAGGCTCCGGGGTTTACCGCCGCTTTGAGCTGGCCGCCCCCTATCTGGAGGCGCAGCGCCTGATCAACCTTCCCAAGCTGAAGACCCACGAGATGATGACCATGACCTGCTGCGTCAAGAACCTCTTCGGCGCCATAGTGGGGACGCAGAAGGCGGCCTGGCACCTGAAGGCCGGTGCGGACAAGGATCTTTTCGCCCGGATGCTGTTGGAGGTGTACCGGCTGCGCGAGCCGGACCTGAATATCGTGGACGCAATCGTAGGGATGGAGGGGAACGGCCCGGGAAGCGGCGACCCCTGCCAGGTCGGCCTCCTTTTGGCAGGGGATAACGCCCTCGCGGTGGACCAGGTCGCCGCGGAGATCGCCGGCATCCCGAAAAAGCTCCTCTACGTGGAAAACGCCGCGCGGCAAATGAAGCTTCCCGGAGCCGAGCGTGCGGAGGTCGAGTGCCTGGGGCTGGATTCTAATGAAGTCCCTTTCCGGAGCTTCCGTCTCCCCCATCTGTCCGACGTCCAGTTCGGACTCCCGGCCTTTTTGAAGCATCGGCTCAGAAACCAGTTGACCTCCCGCCCCGAGGTGGTGGAGGGGGCATGCCGGCTCTGTGAAGTCTGCGTAAAGACTTGCCCTCCGGGCGCGATCAGGGTGGAGGGGGGGAGGCTGCGCTTCGATTACCGGCGCTGCATCCGCTGTTTTTGCTGCCGTGAACTCTGTCCGCACGCGGCGCTGAGGCTAAAGGACGGCTGGCTTCTTTCTCTAATAAAAAAGAGCGGCACCCCCCTTTAA
- the xerC gene encoding tyrosine recombinase XerC — translation MKAELEQFYSYLETERNVSPHTLAAYRSDLEQFLSFLAREREAPRAEEVDHLAIRRYLAQLHKGCAKSSIGRKLSAIRALFRYLMREGKLEKNPAELVSTPKKEKRLPFHLNIDQVSALVTAPAGSSGLPLRDRAVLETLYSCGIRVSELTGMNVGDMDLAAGLARVMGKGGKERLVPVGSCARSALAAYLAERADPGPAEPLILNARGGRLTRRSVARIVDAHMLLIAAMRKVSPHTLRHTFATHLLEGGADLRAIQELLGHASLSTTQKYTHVSIDKLMEVYDKAHPKARE, via the coding sequence ATGAAAGCCGAACTGGAGCAATTCTATAGCTACCTGGAGACCGAGCGCAACGTCTCCCCCCACACGCTCGCCGCCTACCGAAGCGACCTGGAGCAGTTCCTCTCGTTCCTGGCCAGGGAGCGGGAGGCGCCGCGCGCAGAAGAGGTGGACCACTTGGCCATCAGACGCTACCTGGCGCAGCTGCACAAGGGATGCGCCAAGAGCTCCATCGGCCGCAAGCTTTCCGCCATCAGGGCGCTTTTTCGGTACCTTATGCGCGAGGGGAAGCTGGAGAAAAATCCGGCCGAGCTGGTGAGCACCCCGAAAAAGGAGAAACGGCTCCCGTTCCATCTCAACATCGACCAGGTCAGCGCGCTGGTGACAGCGCCCGCCGGCAGCTCCGGGCTGCCGCTTCGGGACCGCGCCGTCCTGGAGACGCTCTACTCCTGCGGCATCAGGGTGAGCGAGCTGACCGGCATGAACGTGGGCGACATGGATCTCGCAGCGGGCCTTGCGCGGGTCATGGGCAAAGGGGGGAAAGAGCGGCTGGTCCCGGTGGGATCCTGCGCCAGAAGCGCCCTTGCCGCCTATCTCGCCGAGCGCGCGGACCCGGGGCCTGCCGAGCCGCTGATCCTGAACGCCCGGGGGGGGCGGCTCACCCGGCGCAGCGTGGCGCGCATCGTCGACGCTCACATGCTCCTGATCGCCGCCATGCGCAAGGTCTCCCCGCACACCCTGCGCCACACCTTTGCCACCCATCTGCTGGAAGGAGGCGCCGACCTGCGCGCCATCCAGGAGCTACTGGGGCACGCCTCGCTCTCTACCACCCAGAAATACACCCACGTCAGCATCGACAAGCTGATGGAGGTCTACGACAAGGCCCACCCCAAGGCGCGCGAGTAA